Within Endomicrobiales bacterium, the genomic segment CTATATGATTTTTCGCAATGCCTTTAGGTGGCAAAATAGGGTTTCCTTTGTTTTCCTTTACGCCAATTATGATATAGCCGCCACCCAAATTATGAAAATCGTTGGCAAATGCGCACATTGTGTGTAGAACTGCTTCTGGGTTCCACCCCTCTTTAAATTCAAGCCGTTCCCATTCAACTGTGCGAGCTGTTAAGAGATGGTCAATGTTGATAGGCAGGTTCATTTTTTCTCCAGTTATATTTGTCTTATACAATTTCGGCTTCGGCGGCGATTTTGTTTAAATTGATAATTCCGCCCCCGCTTGCGGGACGGTTACCAAATCGTTCCTTCTCCCCTTGGCGGGTAAGTTTCTGGACCCCGTGAAGTCTGGGGAAGAAGGTTAGGACATAAAGTCCTATAGGGACAACATCCCTTTACGGGATGAGGGGGTCAAATGGGACCTGTTATCAAATGCACACCCTCACCTCAATCCTCTCCCATCAAGGGAGAGGAATAAAGAATTAGAACCACTGATACCTCTCAGCTCAAGGGAGAGGAATAAAGAATTAAAACCACTGATACCTCTCAGCTCAAGGGAGAGGAATAAAGAATTAGAACCACTGATACCTCTCAGATTGCTGGGCGGAGATTCATTCTACTGTTAAGTGAAATCGGGAATGCTATTTTTACAGCACAAACTTTAAATAGCCATGGAATTTTATAATTTTTACTGCTTTTTTGTATGAAAATCCTTGTTTTTGCATAAATATGAGGAGAGGCACTCCTTGAATTTCATTGAATATGAGGATTTTGTGAATTTATTTATTAACATAGATTTCAGATTTTGATGGGTCGGTTTGGGTTAGCTTTGTTTTTAGGGTTTTTATTTTTGAGTTCTTGCGGATTATTTGTGGCAAGAGCATTAGCATACCGGTTATTACGCCGCCCGTAAATGCCGCAAGCACAGATATTGTGAGTGTTGTAAATGTCCCCCATTTTAGAAATGTGATGTAAACGGTGGCGGTGTTTTGCATTGAGAATACCAGCATTGCTGCGCAGAGAATGAAAACAAAAATAAAAGTATATTTCATAAATGCTCCTTTTAAAAAAATGTTGCAATTTTGTGAAAGTTATATTATAATACTCATGCGGGACTAGGGCTTTCCTGGGCCCGTTTTGTATTTTATGGGAAAACCTTCAGCCCGTAACCCATATACTTCCCGTCCTTCTGGTGTAATTTCTTTTCAACAATTTTGAATGCCTTGTTTTCACCATCATTGTTCATAATCCATTTGCCGATAGGGTAAGCAACCAGATCGGCTAATTGCATACCTGCAATATTTTGTGTTTTTTGGTTAAATGACAGATCTGCCAATTTCGCCTGCGTTTCTTTAGGTGGAAATCGTGATGAGCCGGCACGAAATAACTCATATTCGTGAGACAATTTTTTGTCATTGTGTGTTTCCCGAGATTCAATTCTTAAAAGCATTTTTTCGTTGCTTTTACCCAAATACATTATTACGCGTTCAAAAAAAAAATGGAAACAAAGATGATATGGATTGACAGAATCTGAGTATTGGTTTTTTAGGGAAGTTTTGTTAATAGCAGCGGCAATAACTGTGAAATTTAAAGAGAGAATAAGCTCGTTTATGTCGGTGTAAAATGCTTCGCGCAACTTTTTATCAACAAGTATGTTAAAAGCATTTTTTTGTTTTCTTATGTCGTATGAGCGTAGAATAATATCATTGCGTTTAAAATATTTTTGTTTTAAAGCCATAATCTGAGGTTCTGCTGTGTTATTATAGTAATCAAAATCAAAAATACATCCGGCAAGAACGAAAACAGGATAGGATGGGTCAATTTTATTAAGACTGTGATCACCTGATTCGTCAAGAAAAGCTACTTTCAATGGAATATCCTTTTCATTTAAAATAATCAAACAAGATTTTGAATTTTATTTTGCCGTAGGTTTTACCGGCGAAATTTTTGTAGGTTGTTTTTAGGCCGTTTGTTAGTTCGTTGCTTGTTATTCCGAATTTTTTTGATTGCGCGGCTTCTAAGTAAGCAGAGAATTTGTCGCAGGCCTCTATCAGTTGTCCGTCCACGCATGAGTAGGCATCATTATCTTTTTGTGCACTTATATTTGATTGTAAGACAATTTTCCCATTTTGCATTGTTTTGTTTTTAAATTCGTTTTGCATTAGGTAGTTTATTTCTTTGTGCCATTTTTGTGGCAACATTGGCAAAAGCGTTTCTTTGACCAAAGTGTTTTCAAAGTTTTTTATTATTTCGTCTAAGCCAATTACAGAACGCTTTATCGGGTTTATTATGTCGCGTGTTAAGACCTCGGGCAGGTCGTGCAAGAGGCCGCTAAGAAAATTGTTTTTTATGCGAGTAGCGCTTTTGTAGCCGTTTTCTATTGAGCAGAAATACGCAAGTATTGCCACCATTAGCATATGGCCTAATACATTTGTTTTGGGTATGCGCGGGCTTTGCGCCCAACGGAGTTGAAAGCGCAGTTGGCCGCAGAGGTCTGTGAATGCGTTTAGTTTTTTACTTTTTTCAAATTGCGCCACGCTTGACAGGTGCTGATGTTTTTTTATTTCATTTTCTATTTCTTTTTTGCGTTCTTTCATTCCGTATATGTGTTTGGCAAGTGGGTATATGATATTAAATTCCCACCTTGTTGCCATGTAGTGCGCCGCTTTTA encodes:
- a CDS encoding lipopolysaccharide assembly protein LapA domain-containing protein, translating into MKYTFIFVFILCAAMLVFSMQNTATVYITFLKWGTFTTLTISVLAAFTGGVITGMLMLLPQIIRKNSKIKTLKTKLTQTDPSKSEIYVNK
- a CDS encoding DUF3800 domain-containing protein, giving the protein MKVAFLDESGDHSLNKIDPSYPVFVLAGCIFDFDYYNNTAEPQIMALKQKYFKRNDIILRSYDIRKQKNAFNILVDKKLREAFYTDINELILSLNFTVIAAAINKTSLKNQYSDSVNPYHLCFHFFFERVIMYLGKSNEKMLLRIESRETHNDKKLSHEYELFRAGSSRFPPKETQAKLADLSFNQKTQNIAGMQLADLVAYPIGKWIMNNDGENKAFKIVEKKLHQKDGKYMGYGLKVFP
- a CDS encoding HD domain-containing protein yields the protein MITKELIEKLFSAASIQRWNDHPRPIELTELDKQAHKMLIAYILARLEEDNGQKINWTALIEGAIFEFYHRIVLTDLKPRVFHKLMQEKEKELNAYVANHLRKDLQALSKPLYERFCEYFGNKTIWSKEKAILKAAHYMATRWEFNIIYPLAKHIYGMKERKKEIENEIKKHQHLSSVAQFEKSKKLNAFTDLCGQLRFQLRWAQSPRIPKTNVLGHMLMVAILAYFCSIENGYKSATRIKNNFLSGLLHDLPEVLTRDIINPIKRSVIGLDEIIKNFENTLVKETLLPMLPQKWHKEINYLMQNEFKNKTMQNGKIVLQSNISAQKDNDAYSCVDGQLIEACDKFSAYLEAAQSKKFGITSNELTNGLKTTYKNFAGKTYGKIKFKILFDYFK